A region of the Candidatus Schekmanbacteria bacterium genome:
AAAATTATAAACTCCTCTGCAGTTATTATTCAACAACCCTACGACAGCATAGGCAACTTCATCTGTCAATGTAGGTGATCCAATCTGATCATCAACGACCTCTATAATCTCTCCTCTTTTTTGCTTGTCCAACATCGTAAAAACAAAATTTTTACCTCCCTCACCATATAACCATTCTGTGCGAAGGATAATGTAATCGTCTGTCGCTTCAATGAGAGACTTTTCTCCTAAATATTTACTTTCACCGTAAAAGTTCAAAGGCGAGGGAATGTCTTCTTCTTTATAAGGGGATTTCTTAGTTCCATCAAAAATATAATCTGTACTAATATGAACAACAAGAGCATTCCTTTTGTTAGATATCTCAGCAATATTATAAACTCCCTCTGCATTGACCTTCATAGCCCTTTCACGCTCAGTTTCACAAGCATCGACATCTGTAAATGCGGCACAATTGATTACAACTTGCGGAGAAAACCTATCAAACATTTCAGCAATAGTATCAGGTTTGGTTATATCAACCTCCGAAATAGCAAACCCTCTTGTATCAAAATGATTCTCTGAAACAATTCTTGTCATTGCTTGCCCAAGCATTCCACGGGCGCCTAAAACTGCGATCTTTTTTTTCTTTTGGCTATTCATCTAAAATTGAGAAAAGACTGAATAGAGATTAGGAATAAGGACTAATAATATCTTTATCTATTCAGATAATGCTTCTCATAATATTCCCTATATTCTCCACTCTTGATTTTTTGCCACCAATTTTTATTTTCCTTATACCACTTTATTGTAAGCTCTATTCCTTCTTCAAATTTTATTTTTGGTTCCCATCCCAACTTTTCTTTTATATAAGTTGAATCCATTGCATAACGACGGTCATGTCCGGGCCTGTCTTTTACAAATTTTATCAATGATTCGCTCTTGCCAAGGCGCGCAACAATCTCTTTAGCGATATCGATATTTCTTTTTTCACAATTTCCCCCAATATTATAAACTTCTCCCTCCTTCCCTTTGAAAAGCACCGTCTCAATTGCGCGACAATGGTCATCAACATAAATCCAATCTCTTATATTGAGCCCATCGCCATAGACTGGAAGTTCTCTATCTTCAATAGCATTAGTGATCATCAGCGGGATAAACTTTTCCGGAAATTGAAAAGGTCCATAATTATTTGAACATCTCGTGATAATTGAAGGAAAGCCATATGTTTTAAAATAGCTTCTCACAAGAAAATCTGCAGATGCTTTGCTTGCAGAATAGGGGCTGTTTGGTGCCAATGGTGTTTTCTCAGAAAAGAGCCCCTCCTTTCCAAGAGAACCATAAACTTCATCCGTTGAAATCTGGATAAACCTTTCAATTCTATTCTCCCGTGCCGCCTGCAAAAGCGTATAAGTGCCAAAGACATTAGTTTTAAGAAAGAGCGAAGGGTCATCGATACTTCGGTCAACATGCGATTCAGCGGCAAAATTTATGACTGCATCTACACCCTTCATCGATTCTTTCATTGCATCAAAATCATTTATATCAGCTCTAATGAAACTATAACGAGGATTATCCGAAACATCTTCAAGATTTTCCAAGCATCCTGCATAAGTGAGAAGGTCTATATTTATAATTGAACAATCGCTGTGCTTATTGAGCATCAGCCTTATAAAATTTGAGCCTATAAAGCCCGCCCCCCCTGTTACAAAGAGTTTCAATTTTTTCTCCTAATCTTTTAATCTAAATTATTGGCTCCCGTTTCTGCTACAAGATTCGTTGCGCGTCTCAACGATTTGAATGTTCCAGCATCAGTCCACCAACCTTCGAGAATATCCCATTCCATCTCCCCCATCTCTATATAGGCATTATTTACATCAGTAATCTCCAGCTCTCCACGCTCTGAAGGTTTTAAATTTCTTATAATATCGAAAACTTTGTTGTCATACATATATATCCCTGTTACGGCGTAATTCGATTTGGGATTCTTTGGTTTTTCCTCAATCTTGACTACTTTTTTCCCATCCAATACAGGCACTCCAAAACGATGAGGATCTTCTACTTCTTTTAGGATAATCCTTGCACCTTTTTCTTGTTTTTTGAAAAGTTCAACCTGCCTCCTTATATTTTTTTCTATTATATTGTCTCCAAGGATGATGCAGAGTTTCTTCCCTTCTGAAAAATGCTCTGCCAACGAAAGGGCATCGGCAATTCCACCTTCCCCTTCCTGATAAGTGTAATTGATATGCTTTAGACCGAATTCTTTTCCATTGCCTAACAGTTTGAGAAAATCACCTGCATGATTACCGCCAGTTACAATTAGAATATCCTCTATTCCAGCGTTAACGAGAGTCGTTATAGGGTAGTAAATCATCGGTTTATCATATACTGGAAGCAGATGTTTATTGGTAATTTTTGT
Encoded here:
- the rfbD gene encoding dTDP-4-dehydrorhamnose reductase, producing the protein MNSQKKKKIAVLGARGMLGQAMTRIVSENHFDTRGFAISEVDITKPDTIAEMFDRFSPQVVINCAAFTDVDACETERERAMKVNAEGVYNIAEISNKRNALVVHISTDYIFDGTKKSPYKEEDIPSPLNFYGESKYLGEKSLIEATDDYIILRTEWLYGEGGKNFVFTMLDKQKRGEIIEVVDDQIGSPTLTDEVAYAVVGLLNNNCRGVYNFSSAGECSWYDFAKKIFEVSGLPAQINAIKSSMIKRPAVRPKYSVLDCSKIKRDANISIKVWDEALSAFIRNLKLK
- the rfbB gene encoding dTDP-glucose 4,6-dehydratase, whose protein sequence is MKLFVTGGAGFIGSNFIRLMLNKHSDCSIINIDLLTYAGCLENLEDVSDNPRYSFIRADINDFDAMKESMKGVDAVINFAAESHVDRSIDDPSLFLKTNVFGTYTLLQAARENRIERFIQISTDEVYGSLGKEGLFSEKTPLAPNSPYSASKASADFLVRSYFKTYGFPSIITRCSNNYGPFQFPEKFIPLMITNAIEDRELPVYGDGLNIRDWIYVDDHCRAIETVLFKGKEGEVYNIGGNCEKRNIDIAKEIVARLGKSESLIKFVKDRPGHDRRYAMDSTYIKEKLGWEPKIKFEEGIELTIKWYKENKNWWQKIKSGEYREYYEKHYLNR
- a CDS encoding spore coat protein, yielding MKGVILAGGLGTRMLPLTKITNKHLLPVYDKPMIYYPITTLVNAGIEDILIVTGGNHAGDFLKLLGNGKEFGLKHINYTYQEGEGGIADALSLAEHFSEGKKLCIILGDNIIEKNIRRQVELFKKQEKGARIILKEVEDPHRFGVPVLDGKKVVKIEEKPKNPKSNYAVTGIYMYDNKVFDIIRNLKPSERGELEITDVNNAYIEMGEMEWDILEGWWTDAGTFKSLRRATNLVAETGANNLD